The window aagcaaacaaaaaaaaagtcataagtatattcaatataaattaatgaatgagtaaaaatagtgatcaattttaccatgaaagccgaaggaaagccgtataatgtggtcgtctttggctttagctctttcaataaatatttgacagtcaagtagtagctgtcgcagccccagggataatcgttgaatctcccaaaatcatcagtaagcgccaacaaatcacgttctatgactttcttgatgtctcttgccaataaaacggaatggacaaaccaaactaggcataatttctccctgtagtgctttggtatatctttattcttgagatccgctatcaaatccttcactttgtagctaggtccaacaatgcccaacaacccatctttttttaccttgcgtttgttggaccctttgtggggtgttttcttgatggcaggttcttctggacgatcgcatctcaagcccgtcacaatggcaaactctttcaatccaaaacaaaccggcatgccacagtagttgatccagactttatccatcttatttttgccctccttcggacctccatcatcccctgCGTATATGATTTTATGCTTGAAAAGgtcatataccatgatcattgagAAACGGAGAGAGCGGGGTCTAGACAGCttaagaaagtgtgcaaagcaactcttcttaaaaagtccatccaTGTTTTCCTTCTtaataatactcctaagttcgtcaaaaggttttcccaactgacatttaagtacaagatcaccaaatactgcattagggttattcatcggcatcgcaactcaaaacttgtcaatactaatggttttgacagaatcatgctggaattttgatattatttcatgcctcattggtgaggaggagttatcactttcctcgatttcattttgccctgactgagattgttctggaagttcctccgaatctatctgtactctaacCTTTTCTGTTTGGTGAttggaagttgatccactttctccactttatgttttttttcttttgggagacatcttttaactacaaacaaaagaaaaacaaaaaatacattgcatttgatgtctgtataattttttaaaaaaaggtgagacaaatttcaataaattattcttaccacttAACCAAAAATAATACTCCAAcagacaacccatcagttggaacaaatgGGGCAtccgaatctgtttgaagacctatttaatatctccccacaaATATTCCACCTGTTacaacaggtggagaaatttcaataaattattctctgccacattacaagaaaatactccaacggataacccatcagttggaacagatggggaatctgtttgaagacctatttaatatctcccaatagatcttccacccattgcaacagatggaccaccaccaccacaaccacaaCTAATGCCACGACCAATTCCACAAAGaccaccactaatgccaccaataccaacaccaagaccactgataccaccgccaaaaaacacaaatactaacaccaccaacaacagccaccaacaacaccacaaacaccatccaataataccacgatagtcaacaaaacactgagagaaaaactagggttttctcgggtgcttcctaccattttagcatcaaaactcaaaattgttaacccattctcgaagataatacaactaaaagtctttatttttatcattaactaaaaaatcctattttttagaataaagaacaaatgtaaaactcttctcgaactctgttacatgcGAAGATAGAGCAAACAACGGATATAAGCGGGAATGAAGttgaaaaaaacaactatatgtagtcgtaaatgggaagaaaatcgacctgttttgaagggttgagcaatatgttgagtagttgttgtttgtattatttgttttgttgagagggagaggacatcccaagagagagagagagagagataagagcgagaacttaagatttgaaatgaaaagttttttgcgcaaatggatgatttgtatgggttgatttgtaattttggaaaagaatgacaagttttgaaattgctaatttggttcgaattgattttaattaattttaaaaaatttaaaagatatagtttttaaaacattgagttgatgagaactcatttctactcagagtgatcgatcgacgactcgtgtcaggatgaacgcaatactagcgccatgcaattgcaaagatttgattggatttgtagttgaccctgcgagctcattcattcatccctaatttcacctaaatcaacttaggtactatcactatcttaacattgagttgatgagaactcatttctactcagagtgatcgatcaacgatttgggtcgagatgaacgcaataccgatgccatacaattgcaaagactcgattggatttgtagttgaccttgcgagctcattcattcatccctagttctacctaaatcaacttaggtactattactatcctaacattgagttgatgagaactcatttcaactcagagtgatcgatcaatgactcgggtcgggatgaatgtaataccaactccatgtaattgcaaagacttgattggatttatagttgaccttgcgagctcactcattcatccctagttccacctaaatcaacttaggtactatcactatcctaacattgagttgatgagaactcatttcaactcaaagtgatcgatcaatgactcggttgggatgaatgcaataccaacgccatgcaattgcaaagagtcgattggatttgtagttgacctttcgagctcactcattcatccctagttccacctaaatcaacttaggtactatcactatcctaacattgagttgatgagaactcatttaaactcagagtgatcgatcgatgactcaggtcggtatgaacacaataccaatgccatgcaattgcaaagactcgattggatttgtagttgaccttgcgagttcattaattcatccctagttccacctaaatcaattgctataaaatctgttgcaacaaacgactaagctgttgaaaattttcaaacaggtacatatatgttgcaatagatgacatatctggtTTAATTATCACATAGATATTTGCatatgttgtgacagatgactgagttgttggaaatttttaaaaaaatatttatatctattgtaacagatgacatatctaattttattaattatcaaatgaatatttttatctgttgtcacagatgattgagcttttgggatttttaaacagatatttatatctgttgtaacagatgactgagctattcaaaattttaaacagatatttatatatattacaacagatgacatatctgtttgaaaatctttttatctcttataattttaaagcaagaagcttctgcttcgagtagataatatcaagtagtagtacttactactaaaggtggtaaaaaatatttcttggatatctcaaaagtgagttcattgagcagtcttgtcttgtcttttcaatgtcagtagtcttagtcttccccgttccccttaaattattaatgaaattaatgaatattaattaatgaacaTTGAAAACagccacgtctacgtacacaatacatctatagaaattatctcatctcttcctttagttgtagtttattttattcaactctcatctttttctctctcctctttaggtcacaaccttttttttctcatttctcttctcttctcataaagatcttttcggatctaaacccatccatatctttccttgacttaaatttctattttgatcccctttttgatattaaggtatggttcattattgctctttcattctcgtcttcttctttgcatgttatttaaatctattttttatttaattactatttacctatatcatatttattaaaaaaaatttaaggaacttgtaagtgttgaataaataatctGAGAATTTTTCTTACactatgagaaaaaagtcatctgttggaagaagtttaaaagccttgttggcagtttaattttttttgtatgtattttgtttgtttcattattgttgatgcagttattaatgttgttggtggggttgacgttgttggaacttgtggtattgttgatggttctggcacaaaggatgttgcttctttgttgttgatgatgttgttggaacaaatgttgtttcttttttgttgatgtttatactgttgttgatgttgcaacagatggagaaactgttagaataaataaaaccaccagaaaggttggtttgatgtatttcatcagactccacatttgttgcaacagactctacatctattacaacagactccacatctgttgcaacagactccacatccgatgcaacagatggataatattatttttgtgacatcaattttttcctcttctttgtagatataaagaactgacagttgatcaacttttgatggattatctcaagaggctgcagtaaagatggaatcagaggaataagctgcttgtagatggaaccacttcatatatgggaggtatgtattactgataatgctatcgtggaaacacacatagagtgcactgattttgtgaatgatgtttttactgattagtcatagatcgttcaaacaagatgtctacaattttacagttaagtttggtaggtccaaactgataaggctgagggaccgtGAATATGGTTTTActagcctgttaagatttaatatcggttgttgctcatgtttatttgtcaagcattgtgaaaggatctaatttttgtgttattgtaaagagattcaatagcgattggactaacttttagggttgctcgctcggggtgatgattttatgccagaatgtgcagtaggagaatgctttcaaagaaaaatgggtggttgatggaagactatatcatctgagagctaattaaagaagagacatagagtagaaagtaacttctaacgaatctggtcggtggaattatcttaacagatgcgagatctgaatcaagtgcaaatatgaaagtgtatttggtaatgtaatttcatctgttgtgtctctgaaagaaaaataatgcagatggacactttgctagggagctgcgtggaagaaattatcacctaggtagaaaataagaaaagaccaacaaagcagcctcacgggcatcgagggtagaaatgatgttcaacaagtctagaaaacttataccaacaacaactgcagtgaaaataaggaaactaagcgaaggcggcaatttttgaattttaaatttcattccatcttcttgtttgtgtttccgatcaggtccactgttgttgacttGATCGGAATATTAGCCATCTGTTGCATCGGATgtggaaacacaaacaagaagatgggatgaaatttaaaattcagaaattttcgCCTTTGcttagtttctttattttcactgcagttgttgttggcttaagttttctagacttgctgaacatcatttctaccctcgatgcctgtgaggctgctttgttggtcttctcttattttctacctaggtaATAATCCTGACCATGcaactccctagcaaagtgtctatctgcattgtttttctttcagagacacaacagatgaaattacattgccgaatacatttttatatttgcacttgattcagatttcacatctgttaagataatttcatcgctagaagttactttctaccctgtgtctcttcttcaatgagctctcagatgatatagtcttccatcaacaacccattttccctcgaaagcattctccgATTGCActttctggcatataatcatcaacccgagcgagcaacccaaccatataaattttggccagggcaataactatattgattttccaTTCCTGTTTGATGCAGTGTGAGGattcgagggccctctaagggtccaatgcacacttaaagttaagtccaatcgttattggttctctgcagtgacgacaaatattgatcccttctcaaaacttgacactcataaacacgagcaccaatcgtcagtaattcgtaatagggtatcttcaccatcttcatgaggtcctcagccttatcaatttagaacccatcaaacttaacggtacaatgcaagatcttgtttgaatgatcaatgcctaatcggttaaaaaatgcattcacaaaaacattatactttgtgtgtgttgtcccggtaaccttattagtaatacatacttaactcccacacatatgatagtggattcatctgcacgcaccttattcttcctaacccatctatggcttaaattgaataaacagatgactaacttgttgcaacagatggcacatctgttTATATTATCAATCAATTGGagatatctgttacgacagtgatcaacctgttgcagaaatcaaacagatatatatattttttgtaaaaagattgtcagtatgttgtaagttatctaacagaaagaatatattttgtaacagattacccatctgttagatttattttaaagcaattttcttttctttctgagatacaataatttataaataggtccctccttacaaatatggatgatccagattcgtacaagaatattcatatcaagtccttgcgtaaacttcaaaggcagtttgattgatgaactccagagagatatttggctgacttcggagcaaggctgccggatgaatgaaaaatgtctgattgacaataataataatagtagtaataataattaggtaatgttttttttattttagcgattattttcctccttttgtatatcaaatctacccaagggattcaaaaatttatgaacattcattttattttgttgtcaactttgaatttttaattcttatttagtatttaataataatcattctgtttattccttgttctcaacatgtcgacgttggtggtagggattgagcagcaatttgtatcaacagttagaggttaattTTCTaagacagatcgatcatatgttgtaccttgcggttattaataaaaaggagctattattgttattgagagggtgaaaagagaaAGACATGACTCAGAGTTccaattattcaatatgaaaaatgtttcgtaaataaataataaggaaataaataataaacacaatttataaccacgattttaataactgatgtgacttttcaccatttttagtttttgaatttatttttaaattatttattatataataaaatgattattattttattaaggaatttgaaaaggtattttttttatttataaaataaaaaagttagcaaatttggattaatgatatgatgatattgttattttttttaaaaaaaagtagattatatgttgcaacaattaaattatctgatgcaacaggttcactatggttgcaacagatgatatatctgttgtcacggatgatttatctgatgcaacctatatcgagtcacaactcaataaaagcagttcttggaaagaactaattaataataataatctaaaaagtcatgacttatcacaatatttcttaatttaattaattcattacttttcacattaataaaaatgtaattaataaatggaggtgaacaattagattatatgttgcaacagatatgttatctgatgcaacatattttatatttgttgcaacagataatatatatgttgtcacagatgtgttatctgatgcaacagatatagaatctgttgccacaactcaataaaaacggttcttcgaaagactaattaataataataatctgaaaagtcatgacttatatcataatatttattttcttaatttaatcaaaaatttaattaatgtatggaggtgaataatCGCgtctttttgcctctcattcaaattcaattttctataaataggtctGTCCTTACTgaatcgttcattcaaatacacattttatttatttattgcatctcgtttTTCATATTActctctagaagataagattatggctgacccagtgtgagACGTTTCTTTTCTGCAAGatgccgtgaatgaacttcggaatcaagttcgtgatctACAATGGAAATTGGGAgtagttagatcaagaatgcttcgcgagatacgcaggctgcggagggccttgctacttccggttgaagattggccggctgacaatgatgatgctgataataataataataattagactattatttttcttttagtctgttatatgtatttttatttgtttaataaataaattatgtttgatctttgacgttttaatccatatttaatttttattctgtctattatcttctcaacaaacatttcaacgattcgacgtaaaaaggaataatttagaatccagtagcaatagcaagatttatatgttgggtttgtggcagaggttgatttgtgttgtttcaacagattaatcattcgttgcaacagataattagtctggtgcaacatataaacattctgatgcaacagataaacatcctgatacaacagataatacatctgatgcaacagataatacgatgatgcaacagataaatagtctgatgcaacagattactcatctgatgcaccagatgattgatctgtttaaattgtgggcacttgtgctggattcataatcggggttctatccattattggaaaaacagaagtgtatccagatgacaaatacgaataaaaatcataattttacttaccaaagtaacctatgaagtaatgtcaaagtggaaagtgatgtaataaataaaatttgacctaagaaattggtcagatcgcagcagtagcgttgtaccaacaacaacaataaatgatcggcaagaagaagatgatgaataaagcagcagaaacagaaacaattaacaacaaaaatcgctaagagagaaaacaacaatggatgaaaagagagagaaatgcgtcttttttttcctccgtttcatattattttaggtatacatggggatcaaagtgtaaatttaaaaacttgtgaattattttaaaacttttccaactttcttaatacataataaagtaattatcacctcTAACTAATAATTAAGATTTGTGTCACTTatacttcattttaaaactcttttatcacccGTGGCCCAAATCACCTACTTACACGCCCAACTAATCTAGATTGCAATGTGTTTGCCCTATCAAAGGGGCAATGGGCTGACTCCGTCTTACTAGGTATTTCTACATTTTTAGGATTTGAATTTAAAATGTCTAGTAAATACAGAAAGAAGAATCTCGTTCAAACTCATTATATCTTTTgatctttttcaaatttataaaGCCTTTGTGTTTGTTTAGTTTTTCCATTTGCaatcaatgttttttttttccgTTCCGCCTCTTCCATACTTGGTGGGGAGAGGGGAGGAGGGATCTTTGAACAAAAGTGTTAATTGTTTGTAGTTCTGGCCGAATTAAATACACCTTTTAGCTCTCCAAGTTATTGTTATCACTTCAATTGGAGGAAAAATAGTTAATTTTATAGTAGCTTTTATTGAATCGAATACGCGTTGTTGCATTCTTCgttttttacttaattatatatttatttgtggGCCCCTCTCGCTCTGGTACAATAATAAGATGAAGAAGATCGAAATTGAGCTGCTTATTTCGATTAAAAGCAACCAAAAGATGAATTACCCACTTAAaaggtcaaaaaaaaaaaaaaaaaaaagaaaaaagaccgATGTATTCAAAGACCATAAATTAATTAACGTTTTCTTCTAAAACTAGTATTAAAAGTGCAGCTACTTTCATCAGATTCTTCATTATTAGTAGTCAAGTCAGTAATGCCACTACTGGTGGTACTGGATGATGAGGTTGTCGTTGCTGCGGTTCCGTTCATATTATCCCTCCCCATAAAATCATAAAAGACTAACgcgttcttcttcttcttcttctctgcaATGCAGGCTACAGCTCCGCCTATATTCCTCGCATTCTCCTCCTCATTTTTGGTAGTGCCtcttttcttcaagaaaattcgGCAGATAACCCAGTTTCCCTGCACCACCAGTAGTATCACATCGTTATTATTTGGTGTCATTTTATGTAGCGGTGTTTTGATTAAATAGAAGTTATTTTAAAAGTTAAGATATTCAGGATCAGGGGCAGAGTGGTTACACCGTAAATTCTGAATGCAACAGAATTAAATAACttcattcaaattttatatttatattaaaaaattcatttaccataatacaaataatataagCCAAATGAACTAAAAATCCTTTAAACTGCCTGTTTAAGAAAAACAAGCTAAATAACAAAAGAACACGTTCTTATAATAATCCACTTGGTATAACACTATTGATACTGctatttaaaatgttaaaaaaatgattttgacttgGTCAAATATACTGTAAATTATTACTCCCTAAATAACAAAAGAACACGTTCTTATAATAATCCACTTGGTATAACACTATTGATACTGctatttaaaatgttaaaaaaatgattttgacttgGTCAAATATACTGTAAATTATTACTCCCTCCCTCTCCCCTGTTTAAAAAgaaatgacctacttttctttttagttcgtttaaaaaagaatgatctctttttcattttaacaatactttaatttcaactttccacgtggcatgtttaggaccacagacattttggtacatttgacaactttaatttaagaccacaagattcaaaagtattttttatttttttaaaattttatgttaagTCAAAGTAGGTAATTAACGGAAGAAGTAACTATTAGTACAACTTACAATATATTTctcaatatatttttgaatatgtaaatttcATTTACAAAGCTTACAAATTTGTGTACTGAAATATACaggaaaaaatatatagtttGGGCATTTAAAGAGtttttcaaaatatcaaaagATACATCAAAAATTTAAGAATGGACCAAGAAAAAACGAGTTGTcaatgatggaattatttttgTCCAAGGGGAGTCATTTGAAAGAAAACCCCTTTTCAAAAAACTATACTTAAttgtataaataaattttaattttttttaatttttctaaaaaaaaaaaatactagtaTATGTTAAACCtccttaaaaaatataactacgtaatatttttattacatatatctccttaaaaatattaactaataTTATTGTTTAGTTTAATGGAGATTTTGACTCTGTCAAGTGGGTAGtaaaaaaagacctaattgagcCTGAACAGAGAGTTTTTAAAAAGGTACTTGAGAATTTGTTACTCATATGCCTCAGCAATCAATTCTTTCGGTGCTAACTGAAGTTATACCTGGGTTGGATGGTTGTTAGATTGAAAATTGGCAAGACGATATTCGTGCATAATCCAATTAGTCCTGCAACCATGTGGTGATTTTCCCCTGTAGAATACTAATGTTTTCTTCAATCCTactaattgttgttgttgttggcccTTCATCACAATTTGTTTATCAATTCCAGTTGCCTTCCAATATCCTGACGTTGTTGCTCTGTTTGACCTGTTTCCATTTGGATACTTCACCTCCTTTGTGCTAAAGAAGTACTTTTCTTGCTCCATATCACCTAGATTCAAATTACAAATTACTACAAATTTAGAAGAGAGTATATAACTCCTCTTTCTACTTTGTTAAGAGTCGTATTGGGTAAAATTGAGCTATGACTCATTCAGTAAAATATGGTGCGAGTCGAGTCACCCGTCCAAATTTGAATCAACCCGTCAATCGATTGCTCAAAATCATAACTTCAATAATGACCAAAAAAAAGGTTTCAAAGCCTTTAGTAGGAAACATTTTATTCCTTTTATGGAATTACGT is drawn from Capsicum annuum cultivar UCD-10X-F1 unplaced genomic scaffold, UCD10Xv1.1 ctg5038, whole genome shotgun sequence and contains these coding sequences:
- the LOC107876783 gene encoding NAC domain-containing protein 83 encodes the protein MEKVDFVKNGVLRLPPGFRFRPTDEELVVQYLKRKVFSFPLPASIIPEVEVYKSDPWDLPGDMEQEKYFFSTKEVKYPNGNRSNRATTSGYWKATGIDKQIVMKGQQQQQLVGLKKTLVFYRGKSPHGCRTNWIMHEYRLANFQSNNHPTQGNWVICRIFLKKRGTTKNEEENARNIGGAVACIAEKKKKKNALVFYDFMGRDNMNGTAATTTSSSSTTSSGITDLTTNNEESDESSCTFNTSFRRKR